From Candidatus Manganitrophus morganii, the proteins below share one genomic window:
- the glmU gene encoding bifunctional UDP-N-acetylglucosamine diphosphorylase/glucosamine-1-phosphate N-acetyltransferase GlmU, translating to MKDGKKKGGHPPSAPRRNSRKREIAAGKPGEFPRPSGERAAIVLAAGQGKRMKSKRAKVLHPLAGVPMLFYVLDLVKRLEIQRTFVIIGHRAEQVSEAVSSSGVTCLLQDPPLGTGHAVLQAKKALEDFSGSVLILSGDTPLLRPETVQRLWEVHQKERATMTLLTTRLANPYGYGRILRKKNGAIARIVEEKDATPAERSIQEINTGVYIIEAPFLFDGLGEVRPNNQQKEYYLTDLIGIAARRGERLAGAEADPDEVIGVNSRADLATAEGTLRKRIAARWMAEGVTILDPARVRIDASVEVGRDVVIHPGVALEGNTKIGEDCVLHACRIESSRLGERVVVKDYSVIEKSEIDADASIGPFAHLRPGTVLRKGAKVGNFVEIKKSELGEGSKANHLSYLGDAVVGKGVNIGAGTITCNYDGEKKYQTIIEDEVFIGSDTQLVAPVRVGAGALIAAGSTITRDVPPEALAISRVRQENKEGWVRKRKTKKT from the coding sequence ATGAAAGACGGAAAGAAAAAGGGGGGGCATCCCCCTTCAGCGCCGCGGCGAAACAGCCGAAAGAGAGAAATCGCTGCGGGTAAACCTGGGGAATTTCCGCGTCCCTCGGGCGAACGGGCGGCGATTGTTCTGGCGGCCGGTCAAGGGAAACGGATGAAGTCGAAGCGGGCGAAGGTTCTTCATCCGCTCGCCGGTGTCCCGATGCTCTTCTACGTTCTCGATCTGGTGAAGCGGCTGGAGATTCAGCGGACTTTCGTCATCATCGGCCATCGCGCGGAGCAGGTCTCCGAGGCGGTTTCATCATCGGGGGTGACTTGCCTTCTTCAAGATCCCCCTCTGGGGACGGGGCATGCCGTTCTCCAGGCGAAGAAAGCGCTCGAAGACTTTTCCGGCTCGGTCTTAATCCTCAGCGGCGACACGCCGCTCCTTCGGCCGGAGACGGTGCAGCGGCTCTGGGAGGTACATCAAAAGGAGCGGGCGACGATGACGTTGCTGACCACACGCCTGGCGAACCCTTATGGATACGGCCGCATCCTCCGAAAGAAGAACGGCGCGATCGCCAGGATCGTTGAAGAGAAAGATGCAACCCCGGCCGAGCGTTCGATCCAGGAGATCAACACCGGGGTCTATATCATCGAAGCGCCGTTTCTCTTCGATGGGCTGGGGGAGGTTCGGCCGAACAACCAGCAGAAGGAATATTACCTGACCGACCTGATCGGGATCGCCGCCCGCAGGGGAGAGCGGCTCGCCGGTGCGGAGGCCGATCCGGACGAGGTGATCGGGGTGAACAGCCGCGCCGATTTGGCGACGGCCGAGGGGACGCTCCGGAAACGGATCGCCGCCCGCTGGATGGCCGAAGGGGTGACGATCCTCGATCCGGCCCGGGTCCGGATCGACGCCTCGGTGGAGGTCGGACGGGATGTGGTGATCCATCCCGGCGTCGCCCTGGAGGGAAATACGAAGATCGGTGAAGATTGCGTCCTGCACGCCTGCCGGATCGAGAGCAGCCGCTTGGGCGAGCGCGTGGTTGTGAAGGATTACAGTGTCATTGAGAAATCCGAAATCGATGCGGATGCTTCGATCGGCCCCTTCGCCCATCTCCGGCCCGGAACGGTGCTTCGGAAGGGGGCCAAGGTTGGAAATTTCGTCGAGATCAAGAAGAGCGAGCTGGGAGAGGGTTCCAAGGCGAACCATCTCAGCTACCTTGGGGACGCGGTGGTCGGCAAAGGGGTCAACATCGGCGCCGGGACGATCACCTGCAACTACGACGGCGAAAAGAAATACCAGACGATCATCGAAGATGAGGTTTTTATCGGAAGCGACACGCAGCTGGTGGCGCCGGTCCGCGTCGGCGCCGGCGCGTTGATCGCCGCCGGCTCGACGATCACACGAGACGTCCCGCCGGAGGCGCTCGCCATTTCACGCGTCCGGCAAGAAAACAAAGAAGGCTGGGTTCGTAAGAGAAAAACAAAAAAGACGTGA
- a CDS encoding S41 family peptidase, with the protein MQCSRFICGFLLVTLSLATANCSRVSWYRVPIDMSPSTRLSQAERKIISAEESSALPKTFVQVLRHIEKDHIDEVDPTALMHGTIQGMLDVVASDGATVSPQVIEAMQSVTTEDPIKLRRVFLEALTHAQKINSQPLTYGAIHGLLKATDPEGFFIPPDTYRALTEKTPLQQGGTGIEISIRDNKFTITTPIDGGPAFYAGIQSGDQLVKVDGEPTKGMTLYKVISKLRGPEGSPVTLSILRQGFTDLMEFTLLRQIVRYQIVRWIKLQENIGYIKLSRFDQTTVKELERALKDLEKQFIKGLILDLRNNPGGLFEQTIAVTSVFLDEGQLITYTEARIPNQNMKYFSNGVGFHVGYPMAVIINAGSAAGSEIFAGALQDLQRAHIIGVPSYGRGTIQTQFPLSDGSALRLTTARFFTPKGRSIQDVGVTPDLVVHSPTSERSFGDLSTDIPLQRAVEILTDRKE; encoded by the coding sequence ATGCAATGCTCTCGGTTCATATGCGGATTTCTGCTCGTCACCCTCAGTCTGGCAACTGCCAACTGCTCGCGTGTCTCTTGGTATCGTGTACCGATTGATATGAGCCCATCTACAAGGCTGAGCCAGGCCGAAAGAAAGATTATCAGCGCAGAGGAATCCTCCGCGCTGCCAAAAACCTTTGTCCAAGTCCTGCGGCATATCGAGAAAGATCATATCGATGAGGTAGATCCCACGGCGCTCATGCATGGCACTATCCAGGGAATGCTGGACGTTGTGGCTTCCGATGGTGCCACCGTTTCCCCTCAGGTCATTGAGGCAATGCAATCCGTCACGACTGAGGACCCTATCAAATTACGCAGAGTTTTTCTGGAAGCCTTAACCCATGCTCAGAAAATAAACTCTCAGCCTCTCACGTACGGCGCCATCCATGGACTGCTAAAGGCAACAGACCCTGAAGGCTTCTTCATACCTCCCGACACATATAGGGCACTGACGGAAAAGACTCCTCTGCAGCAAGGCGGAACGGGAATTGAAATCTCTATCCGCGATAATAAGTTTACGATTACAACTCCCATAGACGGAGGACCAGCCTTTTATGCGGGCATTCAGTCTGGGGATCAACTTGTCAAAGTGGATGGGGAACCGACCAAAGGGATGACACTGTATAAGGTCATATCAAAGCTGCGAGGTCCTGAAGGCTCCCCTGTGACCCTGAGTATCCTCCGCCAAGGTTTTACGGACCTTATGGAGTTCACGCTGCTCAGGCAGATTGTCCGGTATCAAATCGTCCGATGGATAAAGCTGCAGGAAAATATTGGGTATATAAAACTTAGCAGATTTGATCAAACCACAGTGAAAGAGCTAGAAAGAGCTTTGAAAGACCTGGAAAAGCAATTCATCAAGGGCCTCATCTTGGATCTTCGCAATAATCCAGGGGGTCTTTTCGAACAGACCATCGCTGTTACCAGCGTATTTCTCGACGAGGGGCAGTTAATCACCTATACCGAGGCACGAATCCCAAATCAGAACATGAAATACTTTTCAAATGGGGTAGGCTTTCATGTGGGGTACCCTATGGCTGTGATCATAAACGCGGGCAGTGCGGCTGGCTCAGAAATTTTTGCTGGTGCCCTGCAGGACCTCCAACGGGCCCATATAATTGGGGTTCCCTCATACGGTAGAGGCACGATTCAGACGCAATTCCCACTCAGCGATGGCTCGGCCCTGCGCCTAACCACCGCTCGATTCTTTACCCCCAAGGGCCGTTCTATTCAGGACGTGGGCGTCACCCCCGACTTGGTTGTCCACTCGCCGACATCAGAACGCAGCTTTGGTGATCTTAGTACAGATATTCCGCTTCAGCGAGCAGTGGAAATTCTTACTGACCGTAAAGAATAA
- the tmk gene encoding dTMP kinase — protein sequence MKGHFITFEGVEGSGKTTQMAILGHALETRGYPVVRTREPGGTKIGDAIRSLILDSKNQMMDAKTEFLLYLASRAQHLKEVILPALAEGKIVLCDRFADATYAYQGYGRGLSKREIELIGRFVTGGLSPDLTLLLDIDVKKGLARLKGRKEINRLDQEALQFHEAVRKGYLNLAKKNSRRIRVIRTDAGVEEIAKKIKEAVDDYFRVP from the coding sequence ATGAAGGGGCATTTTATCACATTCGAAGGGGTCGAAGGGAGCGGGAAAACCACACAAATGGCGATCCTCGGCCACGCCCTCGAAACACGAGGATACCCCGTCGTTCGAACGCGCGAGCCGGGCGGCACCAAGATCGGCGATGCCATCCGCTCGCTCATTCTCGACTCTAAAAATCAGATGATGGACGCCAAAACGGAGTTCTTGCTCTACCTCGCCAGCCGCGCGCAGCATCTGAAAGAGGTGATCCTCCCCGCACTGGCGGAGGGGAAAATCGTTCTCTGCGACCGGTTCGCCGACGCCACCTATGCCTACCAGGGATACGGCCGGGGCCTTTCCAAGCGGGAGATCGAGCTGATCGGCCGCTTCGTCACGGGGGGGCTCTCCCCCGATCTGACCCTGCTGCTCGATATCGATGTCAAAAAAGGTCTCGCCCGATTGAAGGGACGAAAGGAAATCAACCGGCTCGACCAGGAAGCGCTTCAGTTTCATGAAGCGGTCCGAAAGGGCTATCTTAATCTGGCCAAAAAAAACTCGCGCCGCATCCGGGTGATCCGGACCGACGCCGGTGTCGAAGAGATCGCAAAAAAAATTAAGGAGGCGGTGGATGACTATTTCCGGGTCCCCTGA
- a CDS encoding alpha/beta fold hydrolase: MQTVWRRLYGEIPTVTLRRERWETPDDDFLDLDFFDSDPEKEGVGPVPTVLCLHGLEGSSRAKYILGMLREAHRLGWRGAALNFRSCSGEINRQRRFYHSGETTDIDWVVRRLIERFPGSPFFLIGFSLGGNVLLKWLGEQGEKAPDPVRGAAAISVPFDLAEAARNIDRGFSRIYGKVFLRTLKEKALIKERQYPGLVDPAQVRRIASFAAFDNQVTAPVHGFRDGVDYWTSTSSKKFLDAIRRPVLLINAQNDPFLPRECLPFKIVEQSKWLTADFPSSGGHTGFVGGSSPWKVRYWSEARAFAFLSAVRDRS; encoded by the coding sequence TTGCAGACCGTCTGGCGGCGGCTCTATGGGGAGATTCCGACCGTCACCCTCCGCCGGGAGCGGTGGGAGACCCCCGATGATGACTTTCTCGACCTCGACTTCTTCGATTCCGATCCGGAGAAAGAGGGCGTCGGGCCGGTTCCGACCGTCTTGTGCCTCCATGGGCTGGAAGGTTCCTCCCGCGCGAAGTATATTCTCGGCATGCTCCGGGAGGCGCACCGGCTCGGCTGGCGGGGGGCGGCGCTCAACTTCCGGTCGTGCAGCGGGGAGATCAACAGGCAGCGGCGGTTTTACCATTCGGGGGAGACGACCGATATCGATTGGGTCGTCCGGCGGCTGATCGAACGCTTTCCGGGCTCTCCCTTTTTCCTGATCGGGTTTTCATTGGGGGGGAATGTCCTTCTGAAATGGCTCGGCGAGCAGGGGGAGAAGGCCCCCGATCCGGTCCGGGGAGCGGCGGCGATCTCGGTGCCGTTCGACCTCGCCGAGGCGGCGCGGAATATCGATCGGGGATTCAGCCGGATTTACGGGAAGGTCTTCTTAAGAACGCTCAAGGAGAAGGCGTTGATCAAAGAACGGCAATATCCCGGCCTGGTCGATCCGGCACAGGTGCGGCGGATCGCCTCCTTCGCCGCGTTCGACAATCAGGTGACGGCGCCGGTCCACGGATTCCGGGACGGCGTCGATTACTGGACGAGCACCAGCTCGAAAAAGTTTCTCGATGCGATCCGCCGGCCGGTCCTCCTCATCAACGCCCAGAACGATCCCTTCCTGCCGCGGGAGTGCCTTCCCTTCAAAATCGTCGAACAGTCGAAATGGCTCACGGCCGATTTCCCATCCTCCGGCGGCCATACCGGTTTCGTCGGAGGTTCCTCGCCCTGGAAGGTCCGTTATTGGTCTGAAGCGCGTGCGTTTGCTTTTCTCTCGGCGGTGCGGGATCGCTCGTAA
- a CDS encoding DUF1801 domain-containing protein has translation MHDGYPTACVEDAPFGYVGVFRAHVNIGFFHGASLRDPARLLEGTGKYMRHVKLKPGIPIDSAALEALVIAAYADIKERLRGD, from the coding sequence ATGCATGACGGGTATCCAACGGCGTGTGTAGAAGATGCGCCTTTTGGATACGTCGGTGTCTTCAGGGCGCACGTCAACATCGGCTTCTTCCACGGCGCATCTCTGCGGGACCCCGCCCGCCTGTTGGAGGGAACCGGAAAATACATGCGCCATGTAAAACTGAAACCGGGAATCCCCATCGACAGTGCGGCTTTGGAAGCCCTCGTTATCGCCGCGTACGCGGACATTAAAGAGCGGCTGAGGGGAGATTAG
- the glmS gene encoding glutamine--fructose-6-phosphate transaminase (isomerizing), whose product MCGIIGYIGEKNVVSILVDGLRRLEYRGYDSAGIAYFSDGALEVKRSAGKLAALESTLSLIPPKGYLGIGHTRWATHGKPSEANAHPHRAGSLVVVHNGIIENYLSLKKGLQAEGRVFTSDTDTEVIVQLVDHLYQKGMPLEQAVRSAIEKMVGSYAICLISEKEPEKMVVFRSGCPLVIGVGDKEFFVASDIPAFLSHTREVIFLEDGELAVLSRNGAEISDLKGALLSKKSQHISWDPVMAEKGGYRHFMQKEIHEQPRAIVDTIRGRVAQEAGEVYLDEIGWSQSDLQKFQRAILIGCGTSWHAALVGKFLIESLSHLPVEVDIASEFRYRNPRLSSNDLLVAISQSGETADTLAALKEAKSKKARTLSICNVVGSSISREAETVFYTHAGPEISVASTKAFTTQLTALTLLAIYLGRKRGILPEEEGKRLIHAMVHLPKLIEDLLRHEERIAAIAKHFFRHRDFLYLGRGIQYPVALEGALKLKEISYIHAEGYPAGEMKHGPIALIDENMPVVILAPKDDVYDKIVNNVMEVKARGGIIIAFAEEGDSEIASLADEVFYVPKIHPHVSPILMTIPLQLLAYHIAVLRGSDVDQPRNLAKSVTVE is encoded by the coding sequence ATGTGCGGCATCATCGGTTATATCGGAGAGAAAAACGTCGTGTCGATTTTGGTCGACGGGCTTCGGAGGTTGGAGTATCGGGGATATGATTCGGCCGGGATCGCCTACTTCTCGGACGGGGCGTTGGAGGTGAAACGGTCGGCCGGGAAGCTCGCCGCGCTCGAATCGACCCTCTCCCTGATCCCGCCGAAAGGTTATCTAGGAATCGGCCACACCCGGTGGGCGACGCACGGAAAACCCTCCGAAGCGAATGCCCATCCGCACCGGGCCGGTTCCTTGGTGGTGGTCCACAACGGAATCATCGAGAACTACCTTTCCTTGAAAAAAGGCCTCCAGGCCGAAGGACGGGTCTTCACCTCCGATACCGATACGGAGGTGATCGTCCAGCTCGTCGATCACCTTTATCAAAAAGGGATGCCGCTGGAGCAGGCGGTCCGGTCCGCCATTGAAAAGATGGTCGGAAGTTATGCGATCTGCCTCATCTCGGAGAAAGAGCCGGAGAAGATGGTCGTCTTCCGTTCCGGCTGTCCGCTGGTGATCGGGGTGGGAGACAAAGAGTTTTTCGTCGCCTCCGATATCCCTGCTTTTTTGAGCCACACGCGCGAGGTGATCTTCTTGGAAGATGGGGAGCTGGCCGTTCTCTCCCGGAACGGCGCGGAGATCTCCGACCTCAAGGGAGCGCTCCTCTCAAAGAAGAGCCAGCATATCTCATGGGACCCGGTGATGGCCGAAAAGGGGGGCTATCGCCACTTCATGCAGAAAGAAATTCACGAGCAGCCGCGGGCGATCGTCGATACCATCCGCGGCCGCGTGGCGCAGGAGGCGGGGGAGGTTTATCTCGACGAGATCGGCTGGTCGCAGAGCGATCTTCAAAAGTTCCAGCGGGCGATCCTCATCGGATGCGGCACCTCCTGGCATGCCGCCCTGGTCGGAAAATTTCTGATCGAATCGCTCTCCCATCTTCCGGTCGAGGTCGATATCGCCTCGGAGTTCCGTTATCGAAATCCACGGCTCTCTTCCAACGATCTCCTCGTCGCCATTTCGCAGTCGGGAGAGACGGCCGACACCCTGGCGGCGCTCAAGGAGGCGAAATCCAAAAAGGCCCGGACCCTCTCGATCTGCAACGTGGTCGGCAGCAGCATCAGCCGGGAGGCGGAGACCGTTTTCTACACCCATGCCGGTCCGGAAATTTCGGTCGCCTCGACGAAAGCCTTCACCACCCAATTGACCGCATTGACCCTTTTGGCGATTTATCTCGGTCGAAAGCGGGGGATCCTTCCGGAAGAAGAAGGAAAGCGGCTGATCCATGCCATGGTCCATCTTCCGAAGCTAATCGAAGATCTCCTCCGGCACGAAGAGCGGATCGCGGCGATCGCGAAGCACTTTTTCCGGCACCGCGATTTTCTCTATCTGGGGCGGGGAATCCAGTACCCGGTCGCCTTGGAAGGGGCGCTCAAGCTGAAGGAGATTTCCTATATCCATGCGGAAGGCTACCCGGCGGGTGAAATGAAACATGGGCCGATCGCTCTGATCGACGAGAACATGCCGGTGGTCATTCTGGCGCCGAAGGACGATGTGTACGATAAGATCGTCAACAACGTGATGGAGGTGAAGGCGCGCGGCGGGATCATCATCGCTTTTGCGGAAGAAGGGGATAGCGAAATTGCCTCCCTGGCCGATGAGGTTTTCTATGTCCCGAAGATTCATCCTCACGTCAGCCCGATTTTGATGACGATCCCGCTCCAGTTGCTGGCATATCATATCGCCGTGCTGCGGGGGAGCGATGTCGACCAGCCGAGGAATCTGGCAAAAAGCGTCACGGTGGAGTAA
- a CDS encoding amidohydrolase family protein, translating into MVQSRNSQEKAAMRAIDMHVHPGTREYLVDAGGKYLSDALHYFHRHDAVVSVEEMAAYYRRLDMMGVLLAWDAETHTGLPPVTNDYVAGIVKKYPDVFIGFAGVDPWKGAVAVRELERAVKELGLRGLKCHPIIQAFFPNDRKFYPLWECCEALKIPLLLHTGTTGVGAGVPGGNGLKLKYAQPIPYIDDIAADFPNLTIIGAHPSWPWQEEMLAIAVHKTNIYIDLSGWSPKYFSPSLVQHANSLLQDRVLFGSDYPFLTPERWIADFEKAGFKPAVWEKILFGNAKRLLGL; encoded by the coding sequence ATGGTACAATCTCGGAATTCTCAGGAGAAAGCAGCCATGCGGGCGATCGACATGCATGTCCATCCCGGGACCAGGGAGTATCTGGTCGATGCCGGGGGGAAATACCTTTCCGACGCGCTTCATTACTTTCATCGGCACGACGCCGTCGTCAGCGTGGAGGAGATGGCGGCGTATTATCGCCGGCTCGACATGATGGGGGTGCTGCTCGCCTGGGACGCGGAGACCCACACCGGCCTCCCGCCGGTCACCAACGACTACGTGGCGGGAATCGTTAAAAAATATCCCGACGTCTTCATCGGTTTTGCCGGCGTCGATCCCTGGAAAGGGGCCGTGGCGGTTCGGGAGTTGGAACGGGCGGTCAAGGAACTCGGGCTGCGCGGATTAAAATGCCATCCGATCATCCAGGCTTTCTTTCCGAATGACCGGAAGTTTTATCCGCTTTGGGAATGTTGCGAAGCGCTGAAGATCCCGCTTCTTCTTCATACCGGGACGACGGGGGTCGGGGCGGGGGTCCCGGGGGGGAACGGTCTGAAGTTGAAATACGCCCAGCCGATTCCCTACATCGACGACATCGCCGCCGATTTTCCCAATTTAACGATCATCGGAGCCCATCCTTCGTGGCCATGGCAGGAGGAGATGCTGGCGATCGCCGTCCATAAGACGAACATTTACATCGATCTCTCCGGCTGGTCGCCGAAATATTTTTCTCCCTCGCTGGTGCAACATGCCAATAGTCTTCTCCAAGATCGGGTCCTCTTCGGTTCCGATTACCCCTTCCTCACACCGGAGCGCTGGATCGCCGATTTCGAGAAGGCCGGGTTTAAGCCGGCGGTGTGGGAGAAAATTCTTTTTGGAAATGCGAAAAGGTTGCTTGGGTTGTAG
- the metG gene encoding methionine--tRNA ligase, whose amino-acid sequence MTSKEKFYLTTPIYYVNDEPHIGHAYTTIAADVLARYHRLLRREVFFLTGTDEHGQKVAQAAAKRNVPPQQHADETVVRFQALWKKLGISNDDFVRTTQERHKRVVQTVLKELKEKEELYTDSYEGWYCLPDERFWTEKDLVDGKCPDCGRPVEHLSEQNYFFKMSQYQGRLQQYIRDNPTFIQPESRRNEVLGFLEKPLGDLCISRPKSRLPWGIEFPFAPDYVTYVWLDALVNYISIPGYATDPARFQKWWPADLHLVGKDILTTHAVYWSTILMALGLPLPKTLFAHGWWTLNGQKMSKSLGNVVHPGEVIDRYGVDPFRYFLFREVPFGQDGDFSETALINRINSDLANDLGNLLSRTLTMLERYTGGRTPPAHEGKQPEDLDLRRKMEALPARVDVLLGKLEFQKVLIEIWDAVNQANRYIEGAAPWVLAKDPAKAERLQTVLYYTTEALRIVTLFVSPFMPATALEMARQMGLPSLFEGISLKEAAQWGRLPAERPIAKGKSLFPRIEKKTEKTLEKEPTAAAPTPTEKAPAEKKSAPAAPAGFKPAIAYDDFAKIDLRVAVILAAEKVPGSKKLLKLRVTLGSEERQVVAGIGTKYAPEALIGKRIVLVANLQPAKIMGVESQGMLLAAGAEEVLELATFLEEIPPGTRIK is encoded by the coding sequence ATGACCTCGAAAGAAAAGTTCTACCTGACCACTCCGATCTATTATGTGAACGATGAGCCGCACATCGGCCATGCCTACACCACGATCGCCGCCGACGTCCTCGCCCGCTACCACCGGCTGCTTCGGCGCGAGGTTTTCTTTCTCACCGGCACCGACGAGCATGGCCAAAAGGTGGCGCAGGCCGCGGCGAAGCGGAACGTCCCCCCGCAGCAGCATGCCGACGAGACGGTGGTTCGCTTTCAGGCGCTCTGGAAGAAGCTCGGCATCTCCAACGACGATTTCGTCCGGACGACACAGGAGCGGCACAAGCGGGTCGTTCAGACCGTTCTGAAAGAGCTGAAGGAGAAGGAAGAGCTCTACACCGACAGCTACGAAGGATGGTACTGTCTCCCCGACGAGCGGTTCTGGACCGAGAAAGATCTGGTCGACGGGAAGTGTCCCGACTGCGGCCGGCCGGTGGAGCATCTTTCGGAGCAGAACTACTTCTTCAAAATGAGCCAATACCAAGGCCGCCTTCAGCAATATATCCGTGACAACCCCACCTTCATTCAGCCGGAGAGCCGGCGGAACGAGGTCTTGGGATTTTTGGAGAAGCCGCTCGGCGATCTCTGCATCTCCCGTCCCAAGAGCCGCTTGCCGTGGGGGATCGAATTTCCGTTCGCTCCCGATTATGTGACCTATGTCTGGCTCGATGCGCTGGTCAACTACATCTCGATCCCCGGCTACGCCACCGATCCGGCCCGTTTTCAAAAATGGTGGCCGGCCGATCTTCATCTGGTCGGCAAAGATATTCTGACAACGCATGCCGTCTACTGGTCGACGATCCTGATGGCGCTCGGCCTCCCTCTTCCCAAAACGCTTTTTGCGCATGGCTGGTGGACACTCAATGGTCAGAAGATGTCGAAGAGCCTGGGGAATGTCGTCCATCCCGGCGAGGTGATCGACCGTTACGGCGTCGATCCCTTCCGCTATTTTCTTTTCCGGGAGGTCCCCTTCGGGCAGGACGGCGACTTCTCCGAAACGGCGCTGATCAACCGGATCAACAGCGATCTGGCGAACGACCTCGGCAATCTCCTCTCGCGGACATTGACGATGCTGGAGCGCTACACCGGCGGCCGCACCCCCCCCGCGCACGAGGGGAAGCAGCCGGAAGATCTCGATCTGCGGCGAAAGATGGAGGCGCTGCCGGCGCGGGTCGATGTCCTGCTCGGAAAGCTGGAATTTCAGAAAGTGTTGATCGAGATTTGGGATGCGGTCAATCAGGCGAACCGGTATATCGAGGGGGCGGCACCCTGGGTCCTGGCGAAAGATCCCGCGAAGGCGGAGCGGTTGCAGACGGTCCTCTATTACACGACCGAGGCGCTCCGGATCGTCACCCTCTTCGTCTCCCCGTTTATGCCGGCCACGGCGTTGGAGATGGCGCGGCAGATGGGACTCCCCTCTCTCTTCGAAGGGATCTCACTGAAGGAGGCGGCGCAATGGGGCCGGTTGCCCGCCGAGAGGCCGATCGCCAAGGGAAAGTCGCTCTTCCCACGCATCGAAAAAAAGACGGAGAAGACATTGGAAAAAGAACCGACCGCCGCTGCTCCCACCCCCACTGAAAAAGCCCCTGCCGAAAAAAAGAGCGCTCCAGCCGCCCCGGCCGGTTTTAAACCCGCCATTGCCTACGACGACTTCGCCAAGATCGATCTGCGTGTGGCGGTGATTCTCGCCGCCGAGAAGGTCCCCGGATCGAAGAAGCTCCTCAAGCTGCGCGTCACGCTCGGCTCGGAAGAGCGGCAGGTGGTCGCCGGCATCGGGACGAAGTATGCGCCGGAGGCGCTGATCGGAAAGCGGATCGTGCTGGTTGCGAATCTTCAGCCGGCGAAGATCATGGGGGTGGAGTCGCAGGGGATGCTTTTGGCGGCGGGGGCCGAAGAAGTTCTGGAACTTGCCACCTTTCTCGAAGAGATCCCGCCGGGGACTCGGATTAAGTAA
- the holB gene encoding DNA polymerase III subunit delta': protein MTISGSPDKPAFQGGFRDIIGHPRALDILQSMLLSEEIPHALLFMGEAGIGKRTVALTFAQTLLCHERRMPEGESEGWIEPCNRCLSCQKFAAQNHPDLTIIEPEGASIKIEQVRTLQDKIIYKPLDGPKRIVIIDPADKMNAAAANGLLKTLEEPPSHAILILVTSKPFSLPETILSRCQKISFYPLSLSQVESLLTERKGCSTQEARLIASLTGGDLGEALSLEIEGARELEAALYTLVSETTLNDYDALFDAATAHSRDEEMMAQSLHYLSAWFRDVLVLQSVPNPEVLDPSWLVYSWRHEEIRRWATRMNSHEVGSFLADIQEIYQAQVRNVNRQLALETLLMQLRDKVLSQKQKASG, encoded by the coding sequence ATGACTATTTCCGGGTCCCCTGACAAGCCCGCTTTTCAGGGTGGCTTTCGTGATATTATCGGGCACCCGCGGGCGCTCGATATTCTGCAATCAATGCTCCTCTCCGAGGAGATCCCCCATGCCCTCCTCTTTATGGGGGAGGCGGGGATCGGCAAACGCACCGTCGCCCTCACCTTCGCGCAGACGCTCCTCTGCCACGAGCGCCGGATGCCGGAGGGGGAATCGGAAGGGTGGATCGAGCCGTGCAATCGATGCCTCTCCTGCCAGAAATTCGCCGCGCAGAACCATCCCGATTTGACGATCATCGAACCGGAAGGAGCCTCGATTAAGATCGAGCAGGTCCGCACCCTGCAGGATAAAATCATTTACAAGCCGCTCGACGGGCCGAAGCGGATCGTGATCATCGACCCGGCCGACAAGATGAACGCCGCGGCGGCCAATGGCCTTTTGAAAACCTTGGAAGAGCCGCCGAGCCATGCCATCCTGATCTTGGTCACCTCAAAACCTTTTTCCCTTCCGGAGACGATCCTCTCCCGCTGCCAAAAAATTTCCTTCTATCCCCTCTCCCTCTCGCAGGTGGAGAGCCTTCTCACCGAGCGGAAAGGATGCTCGACGCAGGAAGCCCGGTTGATCGCTTCCCTCACCGGCGGCGATCTGGGGGAAGCGCTCTCGCTGGAGATCGAAGGGGCGCGGGAGCTCGAAGCGGCGCTCTACACCCTCGTCTCCGAGACGACCCTCAACGATTATGACGCGCTCTTCGATGCCGCCACCGCCCATTCCCGGGATGAAGAGATGATGGCCCAGTCTCTGCACTATCTCTCCGCCTGGTTCCGCGATGTCCTGGTGTTGCAATCGGTCCCCAATCCGGAAGTGCTCGATCCCTCCTGGCTCGTCTACAGCTGGCGGCATGAGGAGATCCGGCGATGGGCAACGCGGATGAATTCACACGAAGTCGGATCGTTCCTGGCCGACATTCAAGAGATTTACCAGGCACAGGTCCGCAACGTCAACCGCCAGCTCGCCCTCGAAACCCTCCTGATGCAATTAAGAGACAAAGTGCTGAGCCAAAAACAGAAGGCCTCCGGATGA